Proteins from a genomic interval of Medicago truncatula cultivar Jemalong A17 chromosome 3, MtrunA17r5.0-ANR, whole genome shotgun sequence:
- the LOC120575837 gene encoding two-component response regulator ARR12 codes for MDDFSDRFPIGMRVLAVDDDPTSLLLLETLLRSCQYHVTTTSEAITALTMLQENIDMFDLVIAEVHMPDMDGLKLLELVGLEMDLPVIMLSAHGETELVMKAISHGARDFLLKPVRLEELRNIWQHVIRNKESQFVWSVELHRKFLETVNQLGVDKAVPKKIFDLMNVENITREDVATHLQKYRLFLKRMDSSGHFHNNTIRSFSPAGIVGNLNTPAGLNGQFGHNSR; via the exons atgGATGATTTCAGTGATCGGTTTCCCATCGGAATGCGTGTTCTTGCCGTTGACGATGATCCTACTTCTCTCTTGCTTTTGGAAACTCTCCTCCGATCATGTCAATACCACG TAACCACAACTAGTGAAGCAATAACTGCATTGACTATGTTGCAAGAAAACATAGACATGTTTGACCTGGTAATCGCTGAAGTTCACATGCCTGACATGGATGGACTCAAGCTGCTGGAACTTGTAGGACTTGAAATGGATCTTCCTGTCATAA TGTTGTCTGCACATGGTGAAACGGAGCTGGTGATGAAGGCAATTTCCCACGGTGCCCGTGATTTTCTGCTGAAACCTGTGAGATTGGAGGAGCTAAGGAACATTTGGCAGCATGTAATTCGGAATAAGGAGTCCCAGTTTGTTTGGTCTGTGGAGCTGCACCGCAAGTTTCTTGAAACTGTTAATCAGTTAGGAGTTGACA AGGCTGTACCCAAAAAgatttttgatttgatgaatgttgaaaatattaCAAGGGAAGACGTGGCAACCCATCTCCAG AAGTATAGACTCTTTCTGAAAAGAATGGATAGTTCTGGACATTTTCACAATAATACTATCAGATCCTTTTCACCTGCTGGGATAGTTGGTAATCTGAACACTCCAGCTGGTCTGAACGGGCAGTTTGGCCATAACTCCCGATAA